A single genomic interval of Bradyrhizobium sp. AZCC 1693 harbors:
- a CDS encoding lipoprotein-releasing ABC transporter permease subunit has product MDETMNDTARTPPFAPFEWLLSGRYLRARRKEGFISVIAGFSFLGIMLGVATLIIVMAVMNGFRKELLDKILGLNGHLLVQPLESPLTDWQDVAERISQVDGIRLAAPVVDGQALASSAFNAAGVLVRGMRSADLNNLTSIAKNIKQGTMEGFDEGQGVIIGRRLADQLSLHAGDTITLVAPKGAVTPMGTTPRIKPYKVAAVFEIGMSEYDASFVFMPLPESQAYFNRKDDVTAIEVFTTNPDRIDAFRKSVTEAAGRPVFLVDWRQRNSTFFNALQVERNVMFLILTMIVLVAALNIVSGLIMLVKDKGQDIAILRTMGASQGSIMRIFLITGAAIGVVGTLTGFFVGMLICLNIESIRQFLSWMTNTELFSPELYFLSRLPAEVDFGETTAVVIMALTLSFLATLYPSWRAARLDPVDALRYE; this is encoded by the coding sequence ATGGATGAGACCATGAACGACACAGCCCGAACCCCGCCTTTTGCGCCCTTCGAATGGCTGTTGTCCGGACGTTACCTGCGCGCGCGTCGCAAGGAAGGCTTCATTTCGGTCATCGCCGGCTTTTCGTTCCTCGGCATCATGCTCGGCGTCGCTACGCTGATCATCGTGATGGCTGTAATGAACGGCTTCCGCAAGGAACTCCTGGACAAGATCCTCGGGCTGAATGGGCATTTGCTGGTGCAGCCGCTGGAATCGCCGCTGACCGACTGGCAGGACGTCGCCGAGCGCATCAGCCAGGTCGACGGCATCCGCCTTGCCGCGCCGGTCGTGGACGGTCAGGCGCTGGCGTCCTCGGCCTTCAACGCCGCCGGCGTGCTGGTGCGCGGCATGCGGTCCGCGGACCTGAACAACCTCACCTCGATCGCCAAGAACATCAAGCAAGGCACGATGGAAGGGTTTGACGAGGGGCAGGGCGTCATCATCGGACGCCGGCTCGCCGATCAATTGTCGCTGCATGCCGGCGACACCATCACGCTGGTCGCGCCCAAGGGCGCGGTGACCCCGATGGGAACCACGCCGCGCATCAAACCTTACAAGGTGGCGGCCGTGTTCGAGATCGGCATGTCGGAATATGACGCCAGCTTCGTGTTCATGCCGCTGCCGGAATCGCAGGCCTATTTCAACCGCAAGGACGACGTGACCGCGATCGAGGTATTCACCACCAACCCCGATCGAATCGACGCGTTCCGCAAGAGCGTAACGGAGGCCGCGGGGCGGCCGGTGTTCCTGGTCGACTGGCGTCAGCGCAATTCGACCTTCTTCAACGCGCTTCAGGTCGAGCGCAACGTGATGTTTTTGATCCTGACCATGATCGTGCTGGTTGCCGCGCTGAACATCGTTTCCGGCCTGATCATGCTGGTCAAGGACAAGGGGCAGGACATCGCGATCCTGCGCACCATGGGCGCCTCGCAGGGCTCGATCATGCGGATATTCCTGATCACGGGCGCTGCGATCGGCGTGGTCGGCACGCTGACCGGCTTCTTCGTCGGCATGCTGATCTGCCTGAATATCGAATCGATCCGGCAGTTTCTGTCCTGGATGACCAACACCGAATTGTTCTCGCCGGAACTCTACTTTCTCTCCCGGCTGCCGGCCGAGGTCGATTTCGGCGAGACGACCGCGGTCGTGATCATGGCGCTGACGCTGTCGTTCCTGGCGACGCTCTATCCGTCCTGGCGCGCCGCACGCCTCGATCCCGTCGACGCGCTGCGGTACGAGTGA
- a CDS encoding DUF3551 domain-containing protein, protein MRRAWLALMAVGAVSAAFAVPAVAREFPYCIKGCDFGAGAGDCSFSSLPQCQATASGRDASCAANPYFNAKADMQTDRSRQSRRRF, encoded by the coding sequence ATGCGAAGGGCGTGGCTGGCGCTGATGGCGGTCGGTGCGGTGTCGGCAGCGTTTGCGGTGCCGGCCGTGGCGCGCGAGTTTCCCTACTGCATCAAGGGCTGCGATTTCGGCGCCGGTGCCGGCGATTGCAGTTTTTCGTCGCTGCCGCAGTGCCAGGCGACCGCCTCCGGGCGAGATGCGAGTTGCGCTGCAAACCCCTATTTCAACGCCAAGGCGGACATGCAGACCGATCGCAGCCGCCAATCCCGAAGGAGATTCTGA
- the proS gene encoding proline--tRNA ligase has product MRLSRFFLPILKENPKEAEIVSHRLMLRAGMMRQEAAGIYAWLPLGFRVLKKIERIVREEQDRAGALELLMPTLQLADLWRESGRYDAYGPEMLRIADRHKRELLYGPTNEEMITEIFRAYVKSYKSLPLNLYHIQWKFRDEQRPRFGVMRGREFLMKDAYSFDIDEAAARRSYNRMFVAYLRTFARMGLKAIPMRAETGPIGGDLSHEFIVLAETGESGVFCNSDVLNLPIPPDDVDYDGNLTDIIKQWTSVYAATEDVHDAARYEREVPADKRVNTRGIEVGQIFYFGTKYSEAMKALVAGPDGVDVPIHGGSYGVGVSRLVGAIIEACHDDAGIKWPEAVAPFTAVILNLKQGDAAVDGACEKLYRELQAKGVDVLYDDTDQRAGAKFAAADLIGIPWQILVGPKGLAEGKLEIKRRSDGSRENLSPAEVVAKIAG; this is encoded by the coding sequence ATGCGGTTGTCGCGGTTTTTTCTACCCATCCTGAAAGAGAACCCGAAAGAGGCGGAGATCGTCTCGCATCGGCTGATGTTGCGCGCGGGCATGATGCGGCAGGAAGCGGCCGGCATCTACGCCTGGCTGCCGCTGGGCTTTCGGGTTTTGAAGAAGATCGAGCGGATCGTTCGCGAGGAACAGGACCGCGCCGGTGCACTGGAACTGTTGATGCCGACGCTGCAGCTTGCCGACCTCTGGCGCGAGAGCGGCCGCTACGACGCCTATGGTCCGGAGATGCTGCGCATCGCCGATCGCCACAAGCGCGAATTGCTGTACGGGCCGACCAATGAGGAAATGATCACCGAGATCTTTCGCGCTTACGTCAAATCCTACAAGAGCCTGCCGCTCAATCTCTATCACATCCAGTGGAAGTTCCGCGACGAGCAGCGCCCGCGTTTCGGCGTGATGCGCGGCCGCGAATTCCTGATGAAGGACGCTTACTCCTTCGACATCGACGAGGCGGCGGCGCGCCGGTCCTATAACCGGATGTTCGTGGCTTACCTGCGCACTTTTGCGCGGATGGGATTGAAGGCGATTCCGATGCGCGCCGAGACCGGCCCGATCGGCGGCGATCTCAGCCACGAATTCATCGTGCTCGCGGAAACCGGCGAATCCGGCGTGTTCTGCAACAGCGACGTGCTCAATCTGCCGATCCCGCCCGATGATGTCGATTATGACGGCAATCTCACCGACATCATCAAGCAATGGACATCGGTCTATGCCGCGACCGAGGACGTCCATGATGCTGCGCGTTACGAACGCGAAGTGCCCGCCGACAAGCGCGTCAATACGCGCGGCATCGAGGTCGGCCAGATCTTCTATTTCGGCACCAAATATTCTGAGGCAATGAAGGCGTTGGTCGCCGGCCCTGATGGCGTCGACGTGCCGATCCATGGCGGCTCCTACGGCGTCGGCGTCTCGCGTCTGGTTGGCGCCATCATCGAGGCCTGCCACGACGATGCCGGCATCAAATGGCCGGAGGCGGTGGCGCCGTTCACGGCTGTGATCCTGAACCTGAAGCAGGGGGATGCGGCCGTCGATGGCGCCTGCGAGAAGCTTTATCGGGAACTTCAGGCCAAGGGCGTCGACGTGCTCTATGACGATACCGACCAGCGCGCCGGCGCGAAATTCGCGGCCGCTGACCTGATTGGTATCCCCTGGCAGATTCTGGTCGGGCCGAAGGGCCTCGCCGAAGGCAAGCTCGAGATCAAGCGGCGCAGCGACGGTTCGCGCGAGAATCTCAGCCCGGCGGAAGTGGTGGCAAAGATAGCGGGATAA
- a CDS encoding copper chaperone PCu(A)C — MKPVLQFFALATLFALLSAPAPAQEVKAGDLVITQPWSRATPGGAKIAGGFLTIENKGAAPDRLISGAGDIAGKVEIHEMAMNNGVMTMRPLDKSLVIEPGKTVKLAPGGYHLMLMDLKQPFKQGDKVPVTLEFEKAGKVALSLDVQGVGAQAPAGGDMKHDHSGMKK; from the coding sequence ATGAAACCCGTTCTGCAATTCTTCGCCCTCGCCACCCTGTTTGCACTCCTGAGCGCGCCCGCGCCAGCCCAGGAAGTCAAGGCCGGCGATCTCGTCATCACGCAGCCCTGGAGCCGGGCGACGCCCGGCGGCGCGAAGATTGCGGGTGGCTTTCTCACGATCGAGAACAAGGGCGCGGCGCCGGACCGGCTGATCAGCGGGGCCGGCGATATCGCGGGCAAGGTCGAAATTCACGAGATGGCGATGAACAATGGCGTCATGACCATGCGCCCGCTCGACAAGAGCCTCGTGATCGAGCCCGGCAAGACCGTCAAGCTGGCGCCGGGTGGCTACCACCTGATGCTGATGGATCTCAAGCAGCCCTTCAAGCAGGGCGACAAGGTGCCGGTCACGCTCGAATTCGAGAAGGCGGGCAAGGTCGCGCTGTCGCTCGACGTGCAGGGCGTTGGCGCGCAGGCGCCCGCGGGCGGGGACATGAAGCACGATCATTCCGGCATGAAGAAGTAA
- a CDS encoding globin, with the protein MAASSNPIERSFEIAGARCEDLTPLVYRRLFDAHPEAQTMFRTEGSELVKGSMLALTIDAILDFAGARTGHFRLIECEVASHDAYGTPRTLFVAFFGIIAQALREVLADDWSAEIDAAWQQLLGEIERLVAAQERQDSPDRG; encoded by the coding sequence ATGGCCGCCTCATCCAATCCGATCGAGCGAAGTTTTGAAATCGCCGGCGCGCGTTGCGAAGATCTGACGCCGCTGGTCTATCGCCGACTGTTCGATGCGCACCCCGAGGCGCAAACGATGTTCCGCACCGAGGGCAGCGAACTCGTCAAGGGTTCGATGCTGGCGCTCACCATCGACGCGATCCTGGACTTTGCCGGAGCGCGCACCGGCCATTTCCGCCTGATCGAATGCGAAGTGGCTTCGCATGATGCTTACGGCACGCCCCGCACCTTGTTCGTCGCGTTCTTCGGCATCATCGCGCAGGCGCTGCGGGAAGTTTTGGCAGACGACTGGTCTGCCGAAATCGATGCGGCATGGCAGCAATTGCTCGGCGAGATCGAGCGCCTCGTTGCAGCGCAAGAGCGCCAGGATTCTCCGGATCGGGGATAA
- a CDS encoding TlpA family protein disulfide reductase — MKRLLLAAIFLIASLAAAPAGETPSELKPFVRGSWQEMLRSHKGRPTLVHFWGVTCGPCKVELPLLGQFMKDHSELDVVTISADLVPNLPAATRAMLEKAGLGAAENWIFSDGFVERLRFEIDPAWQGDIPRTLLIARDGTVTTIEGSAEIPDLEKWLVQQKVASK; from the coding sequence ATGAAGCGACTGCTGCTCGCCGCGATATTCCTCATTGCATCTCTCGCCGCCGCGCCGGCCGGCGAGACGCCGTCCGAACTCAAGCCGTTCGTGCGGGGAAGCTGGCAGGAAATGCTGCGTTCGCACAAGGGGCGTCCGACGCTGGTGCATTTCTGGGGCGTCACCTGTGGTCCTTGCAAGGTCGAATTGCCGCTGCTCGGACAATTCATGAAGGACCATTCCGAACTCGACGTGGTGACGATCAGCGCCGATCTCGTCCCGAATCTTCCGGCTGCGACGCGCGCGATGCTGGAGAAGGCCGGGCTGGGGGCGGCGGAGAACTGGATTTTCAGCGACGGTTTCGTCGAACGCCTCCGATTCGAGATCGACCCGGCCTGGCAAGGTGATATCCCGCGCACGCTGCTGATCGCGCGGGACGGAACGGTCACCACGATCGAAGGCTCGGCCGAAATACCGGACCTCGAAAAATGGCTGGTTCAGCAAAAAGTCGCGAGCAAATAA
- a CDS encoding DUF3551 domain-containing protein, whose amino-acid sequence MRILALAILAIGAASAAAPAQAQTYDPRYPVCLHVYGRVSYYECTYTSLPQCNMSASGRSAQCVINPYFAHAQDPSARRYKRYRNGY is encoded by the coding sequence ATGCGCATTCTGGCTTTGGCAATTTTGGCAATCGGAGCCGCCTCGGCGGCGGCACCGGCGCAGGCGCAGACTTACGATCCCCGCTATCCGGTGTGCCTGCATGTTTATGGCAGGGTCAGCTATTACGAATGTACCTATACCTCGCTGCCACAATGCAACATGTCAGCGTCGGGCCGCTCGGCGCAATGCGTGATCAATCCGTATTTCGCACATGCTCAAGACCCCTCGGCACGCCGCTACAAGCGCTACCGCAACGGCTACTGA
- a CDS encoding ABC transporter ATP-binding protein: MAEEAEDVPVIYLHEIKREYRQGEATLTILNGAKLALWAGQSVALVAPSGSGKSTLLHIAGLLESPDDGEVYVAGTPTSQLSDIDRTQIRRSDIGFVYQSHRLLPEFTALENVMLPQMICGLKRAETIKRSEEILAYLGLGDRITHRPAELSGGEQQRVAIARAVANAPRALLADEPTGNLDPHTADHVFNALMQLVKATQVAMLIATHNMELAGRMDRRVSLVDGRVVELE; encoded by the coding sequence ATGGCCGAGGAGGCAGAAGACGTACCGGTTATCTATCTCCACGAGATAAAACGTGAGTACCGGCAGGGCGAGGCGACGTTGACCATTCTCAACGGCGCCAAGCTCGCGCTGTGGGCCGGGCAGTCGGTGGCGCTGGTGGCGCCGTCGGGTTCGGGCAAGTCGACATTGCTGCACATCGCAGGCCTGCTCGAAAGCCCCGATGATGGTGAGGTCTATGTCGCGGGCACGCCGACCTCGCAATTATCAGACATCGATCGCACCCAAATCCGGCGCTCCGACATCGGCTTCGTCTATCAGTCGCATCGGCTGCTGCCGGAATTCACCGCGCTCGAAAACGTGATGCTGCCGCAGATGATCTGCGGCCTCAAACGCGCCGAGACGATCAAGCGCTCGGAGGAGATTCTGGCCTATCTCGGCCTCGGCGACCGCATCACGCACCGGCCGGCCGAGCTATCCGGCGGCGAACAGCAGCGCGTCGCCATCGCGCGCGCGGTCGCCAATGCGCCGCGGGCGCTATTGGCCGACGAGCCGACCGGAAATCTCGATCCGCACACCGCCGATCACGTCTTCAATGCGCTGATGCAACTCGTGAAGGCGACGCAGGTCGCGATGCTGATCGCCACCCATAACATGGAACTGGCCGGCCGGATGGACCGGCGGGTGTCGCTGGTCGACGGCCGGGTCGTCGAACTGGAGTAG
- a CDS encoding outer membrane protein: protein MKKLLLVTASLIALGAAAPAVAADLAARPYTKAPPMVAAVYDWTGFYIGANGGWGSSRNSWDSVAPNILVGPEGSHDATGGTVGGQVGYRWQAGTWVFGLEAQGNWADFSGSNTSLVFPGFRNHTNVDAFGLFTGQVGYAVNNVLLYVKGGAAVTSNSYRINTVGGALAGVTGDDTRWGGTIGAGLEYAFAPNWSVGVEYNHLFMQDRTYTFTAPGGGFFSAERVRQDVDLVTARLNYKFGGPVIAKY, encoded by the coding sequence ATGAAGAAGCTTTTGCTTGTTACGGCCAGTCTGATCGCGCTCGGCGCGGCTGCGCCGGCTGTTGCTGCGGATCTCGCTGCGCGTCCTTACACCAAGGCGCCCCCGATGGTCGCTGCTGTGTATGACTGGACCGGGTTCTACATCGGTGCGAACGGCGGCTGGGGTTCGAGCCGCAACTCCTGGGATTCGGTTGCGCCGAACATTTTGGTTGGCCCCGAGGGCTCTCATGACGCGACCGGCGGCACCGTCGGCGGTCAGGTCGGCTACCGCTGGCAGGCTGGCACCTGGGTGTTCGGCCTTGAAGCCCAGGGCAACTGGGCGGACTTCTCGGGCAGCAACACGAGCCTGGTGTTCCCCGGCTTCCGCAACCACACGAACGTCGATGCGTTCGGCCTGTTCACCGGTCAGGTCGGCTATGCCGTCAACAACGTCCTGCTCTACGTCAAGGGCGGTGCTGCCGTGACCTCGAACAGCTACCGCATCAACACCGTTGGAGGCGCGCTCGCTGGCGTCACCGGCGACGACACCCGCTGGGGCGGCACGATTGGCGCCGGCCTCGAATACGCCTTCGCCCCGAACTGGTCGGTTGGCGTAGAGTACAATCACCTGTTCATGCAGGACCGTACCTACACCTTCACCGCGCCGGGCGGCGGTTTCTTCAGCGCCGAGCGCGTCCGTCAGGACGTCGATCTCGTCACCGCCCGCCTGAACTACAAGTTCGGCGGCCCGGTCATCGCGAAGTACTGA
- a CDS encoding TonB-dependent receptor family protein — MYRYHALGGASLAVLGSALSLMPSTADAQTALPAVTVEAPRVTAARPLARKPAVRSSARTQARPSSANPAPAASLTAGITPSVARALLYQAPNGQIATTVDRSQFDNRPAFSVADVLRESPGISVKQGNGPRDIGISIRGSNARNGFGIRNLVIFDDGFPVTQPDGLSRSDLIDPKAYGAIDVIRGPSSALFGNYATGGALNFRTRSGRTIDGVEYGVEGGSFGYLNNYLAAGKKVGNFEYSLFTSDARGDGFIQNSWFNTQTVNFLGTLQATPDDRFTLKFINNNLDTRLPTRLSLNQYYQNPFQQGCDMAGVTGCGSVSLFNNGFNGLKSSVTAVQAGLGREDRRTIVGGRWEHDFDNTTTWRNQFVFDDRNISQPTGATSSIGDFPSYNYMSDVTKRGEIFGLESTTYFGAFYNTLTASSDNRNVMPGGNARLGLLASNAFNDTSNYGVRAREELKLTPDLTAVAGIGWEATHLKGISTSYFYNTVNVPIATPGVPILADRQFQNTAPEFALLYKPNSEWQFRGRVATGYGTPQIGNLFVLSDGTSGNNTQLQTQKNLGYDLGFDWTPNQALKFSATGFYEFFRNELVTQATQKSGVNYTFNAPRSEHRGVELAVDWKFYPGWRFTAAYTYLDQFYTEYTEDLRSPGVAGTVFSFNRAGNKIPGISPHELTARLGYDQMWGPLAGLGAFVEVQWKDSFYMDNANLLKAPGYELVNLNVHYKTDLQSDYFKSLNVYFEVRNVFDRTYVASANNIPNTVQATGVQDGAIALAGTPNSIYAGSPRAFIAGMKLAFK, encoded by the coding sequence ATGTATCGTTATCATGCCTTGGGTGGCGCGAGCTTAGCTGTGCTCGGCAGCGCGCTCTCGCTCATGCCGTCGACCGCAGACGCTCAAACGGCGCTGCCGGCGGTGACCGTCGAGGCGCCACGCGTCACAGCGGCCAGACCGCTGGCCCGAAAGCCGGCCGTGCGCTCGTCAGCCCGGACGCAGGCGCGGCCGTCTTCGGCCAACCCCGCGCCTGCCGCGTCACTAACAGCGGGCATCACCCCGAGCGTGGCGCGCGCGCTCCTTTACCAGGCGCCCAACGGCCAGATCGCGACGACCGTCGATCGCAGCCAGTTCGACAACCGGCCGGCGTTCTCCGTGGCCGACGTGCTGCGCGAGAGCCCCGGCATATCGGTAAAGCAGGGCAATGGACCCCGCGACATCGGCATCTCGATCCGCGGCTCCAACGCCCGCAACGGTTTTGGTATCCGCAACCTCGTGATCTTCGACGACGGTTTTCCGGTCACCCAGCCGGACGGGCTTTCCCGCAGCGACCTGATCGATCCCAAGGCCTATGGCGCGATCGACGTCATCCGGGGGCCGTCGTCAGCGCTGTTCGGCAATTACGCCACCGGCGGCGCGCTCAATTTCCGCACCCGCTCGGGCCGCACCATCGATGGGGTCGAGTACGGCGTCGAGGGCGGCAGCTTTGGCTATCTCAACAACTACCTCGCCGCAGGCAAGAAGGTCGGCAATTTCGAGTACTCGCTGTTTACCAGCGACGCGCGGGGTGACGGATTTATCCAGAATAGCTGGTTCAATACCCAGACCGTGAACTTCTTGGGGACCTTGCAGGCCACACCCGACGATCGCTTTACCCTCAAATTCATTAACAACAATCTCGACACCCGCCTTCCGACCCGGTTGTCGCTCAACCAGTACTATCAAAACCCGTTCCAACAGGGCTGCGACATGGCGGGTGTGACGGGCTGCGGATCGGTGTCGCTCTTCAACAACGGCTTCAACGGTCTTAAGAGTTCGGTCACCGCCGTGCAGGCCGGACTTGGCCGCGAGGATCGCCGCACCATCGTCGGCGGCCGCTGGGAGCATGATTTCGACAATACGACGACCTGGCGCAACCAGTTCGTGTTCGACGATCGCAACATCAGCCAGCCAACGGGAGCAACCAGCTCGATCGGCGATTTTCCGTCCTACAACTACATGAGCGACGTAACCAAGCGCGGTGAGATATTTGGGCTGGAATCGACAACGTATTTCGGCGCATTCTACAACACGCTGACGGCGTCAAGCGACAACCGCAACGTCATGCCGGGCGGCAACGCGAGGCTCGGTCTTCTGGCGAGCAACGCTTTCAACGATACGTCGAACTATGGCGTTCGCGCGCGCGAAGAACTCAAGCTGACGCCGGACCTGACGGCGGTGGCCGGAATCGGATGGGAAGCCACTCATCTGAAGGGGATCAGCACCTCCTACTTCTACAACACGGTCAATGTCCCAATCGCGACGCCTGGAGTGCCGATACTTGCCGACCGGCAATTCCAGAATACTGCGCCCGAGTTCGCGTTGCTCTACAAGCCGAACAGTGAATGGCAGTTCCGCGGGCGTGTCGCCACCGGTTATGGCACGCCACAGATAGGGAATCTCTTCGTCCTTTCGGACGGTACATCTGGCAACAACACGCAACTCCAGACGCAGAAGAATTTGGGCTACGACCTCGGCTTCGATTGGACTCCAAACCAGGCGCTCAAATTCAGCGCGACCGGCTTCTACGAATTCTTCAGGAACGAGCTGGTTACGCAGGCGACGCAGAAATCAGGAGTCAATTATACATTCAACGCGCCGCGGTCCGAGCATCGCGGGGTCGAGCTAGCCGTTGACTGGAAATTCTATCCGGGCTGGCGGTTCACGGCGGCGTATACCTATCTCGATCAATTTTACACCGAGTATACGGAAGACCTCAGAAGCCCCGGCGTGGCCGGGACGGTCTTCAGCTTCAATCGCGCAGGCAACAAGATTCCCGGCATCTCGCCGCATGAGCTGACGGCGCGGCTTGGCTATGACCAGATGTGGGGGCCCCTGGCAGGTCTCGGTGCGTTCGTCGAGGTGCAGTGGAAGGACTCGTTCTACATGGACAACGCCAATTTGCTGAAGGCGCCCGGCTACGAATTGGTCAATCTCAACGTGCACTACAAGACGGATCTCCAATCCGACTACTTCAAGTCACTGAACGTCTATTTTGAAGTTAGAAACGTGTTTGACCGGACCTATGTAGCTTCGGCGAACAATATTCCGAATACGGTGCAAGCTACGGGAGTCCAGGACGGAGCGATCGCTCTGGCGGGTACGCCCAATTCGATCTACGCCGGTTCGCCGCGCGCGTTCATCGCCGGAATGAAGTTGGCGTTCAAATGA
- a CDS encoding DUF3551 domain-containing protein, which translates to MHKAILAVLAATGLAALGVAPAEAVGTRYPFCLQGDEYPGLSYCTFTSYEQCQATASGRFLYCIANPYYVGESEPPPSAYRPLRGRALPPAPGPGRY; encoded by the coding sequence ATGCATAAAGCGATTCTAGCCGTACTGGCCGCAACCGGATTGGCCGCACTTGGCGTCGCGCCTGCCGAAGCGGTCGGCACCCGATATCCGTTCTGCCTTCAGGGAGACGAGTATCCGGGGCTTAGCTACTGCACTTTCACAAGCTACGAGCAGTGCCAGGCGACCGCTTCGGGACGCTTTCTCTATTGCATCGCCAATCCTTATTATGTCGGCGAGAGCGAACCGCCGCCCTCCGCGTATCGCCCGCTGCGGGGCCGCGCGCTGCCGCCCGCCCCCGGCCCCGGCAGATACTGA
- a CDS encoding sialidase family protein produces MLRMSLLATLAFSLCQTAAHAQMNHHQHASEAACEEVDLRCASKVTPAFASDGTLWLAWMAGGRISVASSKDEGRSFSAPVQVTKEKLNLDWGPDARPQIVVEKNGGIALAFSIFRDKAFNGQVLATRSADGGQSFAELRPITASNESQRFAALGLDADGSVFAAWIDKRNRVPAQQEGKKYEGAGLFFASSKDGGATYSEAQLASDNTCECCRLGLAFAGSGRPVVVFRNIFEGGVRDHAVMTFADPATPSEVRRVSNDDWQISACPHHGPSLSISPAGTYHVSWYTNGKVRKGLFYARSDDQGRTFSDPLPLGRSDRNPTRPYVLAGPHGATMVWKEFDGEKTSVNAMTSHDEGKSWSTPVTIATTTDTSDHPLLVSNGQKTFLSWMTKADGYRLLPIGDGS; encoded by the coding sequence ATGCTGCGAATGAGTTTGCTCGCGACGCTCGCTTTCTCGCTTTGCCAAACCGCAGCGCATGCGCAAATGAACCATCATCAGCATGCCTCGGAAGCGGCGTGCGAGGAGGTCGACTTGCGCTGTGCGTCGAAAGTGACGCCGGCCTTCGCCTCAGATGGCACGCTGTGGCTCGCCTGGATGGCGGGCGGCCGGATATCGGTGGCGAGTTCGAAGGATGAGGGGCGCAGCTTTTCGGCGCCGGTTCAGGTGACCAAGGAAAAGCTCAATCTCGATTGGGGCCCGGATGCGCGTCCCCAGATCGTCGTCGAGAAAAACGGCGGCATCGCGCTGGCGTTTTCGATCTTCAGGGACAAGGCGTTCAACGGCCAGGTGCTTGCCACCCGGTCGGCCGATGGCGGCCAGAGCTTTGCCGAGTTGCGGCCGATCACAGCGAGCAACGAGAGCCAGCGTTTCGCGGCGCTCGGCCTCGATGCTGACGGATCGGTGTTTGCGGCCTGGATCGACAAGCGCAACCGGGTCCCCGCGCAGCAGGAGGGCAAGAAGTACGAAGGCGCAGGGCTGTTCTTTGCGTCATCGAAAGACGGCGGCGCGACTTACTCCGAGGCGCAGTTGGCGAGCGACAACACCTGCGAATGCTGCCGGCTCGGTCTGGCATTCGCAGGCTCCGGCCGTCCCGTGGTGGTGTTCAGAAACATCTTCGAAGGCGGCGTGCGGGATCACGCGGTCATGACATTCGCTGATCCGGCGACGCCAAGCGAGGTTCGCCGCGTCAGCAACGATGATTGGCAGATTTCGGCCTGCCCGCATCATGGGCCCAGTCTTTCGATCTCGCCTGCAGGCACCTATCACGTGAGCTGGTACACCAACGGCAAGGTCCGCAAGGGGCTGTTCTATGCCCGCTCGGACGACCAAGGCCGCACGTTCTCCGATCCGCTTCCGCTCGGCCGATCCGACCGCAACCCCACGCGGCCGTATGTTCTTGCCGGCCCGCACGGCGCCACCATGGTCTGGAAGGAGTTCGACGGCGAGAAGACCTCGGTCAACGCGATGACCTCGCATGACGAGGGCAAGAGCTGGTCAACGCCGGTCACCATCGCCACGACGACGGATACGTCCGACCACCCGCTGCTGGTCAGCAACGGACAGAAGACCTTCCTTTCCTGGATGACCAAGGCCGACGGCTATCGCCTTCTGCCAATCGGAGACGGATCATGA
- a CDS encoding DUF2946 domain-containing protein — protein MRRLKKFLPIVLIALVVQIFAPIGACWAVSIAASDPLAGAVICHGNAAPGSGQTDQTGHRAHDGCCSVCSVLQTGAPVDVPQIAAVAVDRVAERVAWLDFAFRLTNARAGSHAQARAPPAIS, from the coding sequence ATGCGACGGCTGAAGAAATTTCTGCCCATAGTCCTGATTGCCCTGGTGGTGCAGATTTTTGCACCGATCGGCGCATGCTGGGCGGTGAGCATCGCGGCCTCCGATCCGCTCGCCGGCGCCGTCATCTGCCACGGCAATGCGGCGCCCGGTTCAGGGCAGACCGATCAGACCGGCCACCGCGCCCATGACGGGTGCTGTTCGGTTTGCAGCGTGCTGCAGACCGGCGCACCGGTCGATGTGCCGCAGATCGCGGCCGTCGCCGTCGATCGGGTTGCCGAGCGGGTGGCCTGGCTCGATTTTGCCTTCCGGCTGACGAACGCTCGCGCCGGTTCGCACGCGCAGGCGCGCGCCCCTCCCGCCATTTCCTGA